The genomic interval CGCGTTGGCGCCCAGATCGGTGGGCGTGCGCAGCGACGCCGATTGCGAACTCTTTGCGGTTGTCGAGGTCATGTCTCATTCCCCTGTTATGGGCGCGATCTCCCGCGCTTTCGGACTTTCGATCTGGGAACAGGATACACCCTGGCGGCGGCGCTTCAACAGAGACGGCGCGCGGCGGAACACAGTCTTGGTTTGTCCCACCTATACGGAAATATGATTGCCGGACGCGCCCCGGTTCTCACGCTAGCATCCGCCGGGCCGGCGGTGCTTTTGCCGGCGGCGCGCTATATGATCGCATCGCGCGCGACAGGGGAAAGGACATCGTGGTTGCCATGCCGTCGTCTTTGGAGACCCCACCCGGCTCATGGAGCCTTGTCGCAGTAGCCGCCCTCCTCGCCATCGCGATCTATGCCGTCGACACCTACACGCCCACCGCCGTCGCCGTGGCGGTCCTTTACGTCATCGTCATCCTGCTGTGCGCGAACGCGCTCTCCCGGGAGGGAACGGTCTATGTCTCGGCCGGTTGCGCGGCGCTCGCCGTCGTCAGCTATCTGGTGCAGCACGGCCTGTTCGGGCTGGACGCGCCCTTCGCGCGGCTCATCATGTGCCTCGCAGCGATCGGGATCACCGGCCTTCTGGCCTATCGCAACCAGACCTCGCAGATGAACCTGCGACGGGCCGAACGGGAGCTGCGCGCCACGCTCGACACCATCCCCGCGCTCGTGATGCGCACCAGGCCGGACGGAATGGTCGATTTCATGAACGCGCGCTGGACGGCGCAGGGCTTCGCCGCCGAGGAGCTGCGGACCAATTGGCTCGACCTCCTCCATCCGGACGACCGCGCCGACATGTCGGAAAAGCGCTCGCAATCGATTGCGAGCGGCGAGGCCTATGAGGCGGAACTCCGCCTGCGCCGCGCCGACGGCGAATATCGCTGGCTCCTCAGCCACACGGTCCCGGTGTGCGACGAAAAAGGGCGCGTGGTGGCCCGCTATGTCGCGGCGACCGACATCGAGGATCGAAAGCGCGCCGAAGCGGCGCTGCACACGGCGCAGGCGGAACTGACCCATGTGACCCGGATGACGACCTTGGGCGAGTTCACCGCGTCGATCGCCCACGAGGTCAATCAGCCGCTGGCTGCGATCGTCACCAACGGTGAGGTGTGCCTGCGCCTGCTCGAGATCGAGCCTCTCGACAAGCAGGAGCTGATCGAGACGACACGCGACATCATCGCCAGCGGCCGCCGCGCCAGCGAGATCATCACCCGCGTGCGCGCCCTGTCGCGCAAGGGAGAAACGAAAAAGGCCGCGCTCGACCTCAACGAGGTCATCGAGGAGGTCATCCCGCTGCTGCGGGGCGAGGCGCTCAAATACCAGCTCGCGCTGCGTCTGGAACAAGCCTCGGCGCTGCGGCCGGTCTGGGGCGACCGGGTCGAGCTGCAGCAGGTGCTCATCAACCTGATCGTCAACGGCATGGAGGCCATGGCGCCCGTCCTGGACGATACCCGCGAGGTGGTGATCCGCTCGCGCCAATGCGATTCCGGCGGCGCGCTGGTCGAGGTGGTCGACCGCGGGATCGGCCTCAAGAGCGAGGACACGCGGCAGATGTTCAACGCCTTCTTCACCACCAAGCCGAACGGCATGGGCATGGGGCTGGCGATCTGCCGTTCGATCATCGAAAGCCATGGCGGCAAATTGTGGGCGACGAGCAACGGGGGGCGGGGCGCGACACTGCAATTCGCCCTGCCGCCATACCGGGGAGCGCATTCGTGACAGGGGTGAATCAGGCCGGCGGCGGCAGCGAACCGGTGGTCTTCATCGTCGACGACGACCAGCCGCTTCGCGACGCCCTCAAAAGGCTCTTCCGCACCGTCGGCCTGCG from Rhizomicrobium sp. carries:
- a CDS encoding ATP-binding protein, which gives rise to MPSSLETPPGSWSLVAVAALLAIAIYAVDTYTPTAVAVAVLYVIVILLCANALSREGTVYVSAGCAALAVVSYLVQHGLFGLDAPFARLIMCLAAIGITGLLAYRNQTSQMNLRRAERELRATLDTIPALVMRTRPDGMVDFMNARWTAQGFAAEELRTNWLDLLHPDDRADMSEKRSQSIASGEAYEAELRLRRADGEYRWLLSHTVPVCDEKGRVVARYVAATDIEDRKRAEAALHTAQAELTHVTRMTTLGEFTASIAHEVNQPLAAIVTNGEVCLRLLEIEPLDKQELIETTRDIIASGRRASEIITRVRALSRKGETKKAALDLNEVIEEVIPLLRGEALKYQLALRLEQASALRPVWGDRVELQQVLINLIVNGMEAMAPVLDDTREVVIRSRQCDSGGALVEVVDRGIGLKSEDTRQMFNAFFTTKPNGMGMGLAICRSIIESHGGKLWATSNGGRGATLQFALPPYRGAHS